A genomic region of Branchiostoma lanceolatum isolate klBraLanc5 chromosome 4, klBraLanc5.hap2, whole genome shotgun sequence contains the following coding sequences:
- the LOC136433559 gene encoding uncharacterized protein isoform X2: MTATTMAEDLLQVGALVKDRWEVVKKIGGGGFGEIYEGRDLQNQEAVALKLESASQPKQVLKMEVAVLKKLQGKDHVCRFISCGRNERFNYVVMSLQGRNLAELRRSQVRGTFSISTTLRLGIQMLRAVQAVHDVGFLHRDIKPSNFTIGRLHQDVRKVYLLDFGLARQYTNSAGEVRTPRPVAGFRGTVRYASINAHKNLEMGRHDDLWSLLYMLVEFATGHLPWRKIKDKEQVGLMKEKCDHRMLLKSLPSEFKQFLEHVQGLKYYDKPNYQFLQGLIEGMIQRKNIKETDPYDWERGSGDGSLTTTTTSTPPHHGKETPGLAGIMAATPITADMPCANTEDGELDGNLSIQDNVPPQAARLDREVADINLNIRKPQLEVLNNVGHDFNRVNGGRPFAQPGDQDKGEVIPSQTGSNDKAEAQVNGDVNKNLDTGFAVANGEITGSTYAGELRDVAQEANLQGDGEIPSGLLERAGSTEGGQQENVMDNVAGATGFSQNVGLDVEAFPVRHALLGLHEQVEMVDILEEEGKMGSAEAPVLNIEAVEENISFKDGMYDEGRIGEEEVKELSSRNGILSPAQGPNGVLQDILQEEEQEKADDGKPSQSYQEESNGDNAVHETRTERTMLAKEKTSFADIALPIPSDAASESNQPDKDNESFPEKDIDTKEKSGDDVDLESPMAPGIVRTPSPSPPRPASNKKWILSFEDSSGEEEQEDQKGQFQVLHAATPEPPRPQQVNRDMHKDEKTETSRSIVDSDVEQKDQPGAMYDEQERIQSGSSVSEHAASPPEPRQEQTSTASSDQEDRRARDIEIHQELRIERYEGYVEEKMTVEGVIPSSTSFRATTTYPKAHDDKEVIQEIVFNSGVGSAAHDAPSSRSEPSSPVSSRLSKSTYSVPDEGDPSHGSKKKDSTKERESQSASDRELSRTPELFSDREEDVVLQQKDLLPKSSPREEEAADEAIENEDVELPLSKEGNSKSDTSVSETVEGQKTVVTLPLRRDTKPQDVETSKGQRSDPDLSPTVKAPELPEMDQTSHSDLSTVVPTAVSVEQNGLDLKRAGSQELTRAGSQEFTLEDNGKDKLVENGPSGEIFRSDSIDIQQSLQEEEVATVKEVLQSSEHKAMEKVIKPSRIPVHSPQVGRKKPEQRRKLPTVPPTNAKSQTGRLEKLGSSSKPSKIPIYKGEPLPNDKNSKKTAETKTQENGQIWSDDHSTPPMSPRSKSLSESPFAPRERGTRKGRELPRSPRSSKDNGVPLRSPLIVDSLQKEGLSRKDRPRSPQVTALREREAHMEDNISISSVDSATDSWSKREYTPRRGSSPSPVMRGGMVSPILAREPLQPTFVPASEQSVLVPRPPPGQAPARGCISARRRRYKPSMSPVPTPRGHRIRSASSSPSRSPRHVGPLRP, from the exons GTGAGATCTACGAAGGTCGTGACCTCCAGAACCAGGAGGCTGTGGCCCTGAAGCTGGAGTCGGCAAGTCAGCCCAAACAGGTGCTCAAGATGGAGGTGGCTGTTCTCAAGAAACTGCAGG GGAAGGACCACGTGTGCCGGTTCATCAGCTGCGGGCGCAACGAGCGGTTCAACTATGTGGTGATGTCGCTGCAGGGGCGGAACCTGGCGGAGCTGCGGCGGAGTCAGGTGCGCGGGACCTTCAGCATCAGCACCACCCTGCGCCTGGGTATCCAGATGCTGCGGGCCGTGCAGGCCGTCCACGACGTGGGCTTCCTACACAGAGACATCAAACCT TCGAACTTCACGATAGGCCGATTGCACCAAGACGTCAGGAAGGTGTACCTACTAGACTTTGGGCTGGCCAGACAGTATACCAACTCAGCTGGGGAAGTCAGGACG CCTCGACCAGTGGCAGGATTCAGGGGAACAGTGCGCTATGCCTCCATCAATGCACACAAAAACTTG GAAATGGGTCGTCACGATGACTTATGGTCCTTGCTGTACATGCTGGTGGAGTTTGCCACCGGACATCTGCCCTGGAGGAAGATAAAGGACAAG GAACAAGTTGGACTGATGAAGGAGAAATGTGACCACAGAATGCTTCTCAAGTCTTTGCCTTCTGAGTTCAAGCAGTTCCTTGAACATGTCCAGGGCCTCAAGTATTATGACAAGCCAAATTATCAG TTCCTGCAGGGTCTAATAGAGGGAATGATTCAGAGGAAAAATATCAAGGAAACAGACCCTTACGACTGGGAGCGGGGCAGTGGAGATGGGTCTCTCACCACCACGACAACATCCACCCCTCCTCACCACGGGAAGGAGACCCCGGGACTTGCAGG GATCATGGCTGCCACACCCATCACCGCAGACATGCCGTGTGCGAATACGGAGGATGGAGAGCTGGACGGGAACCTCAGCATCCAGGACAACGTTCCTCCTCAGGCAGCTCGGCTGGACAGGGAGGTCGCTGACATCAACCTCAACATCAGGAAACCCCAGCTGGAAGTCTTAAACAATGTGGGACACGATTTCAACAGGGTGAACGGTGGCAGGCCGTTCGCTCAGCCTGGAGATCAGGACAAGGGGGAAGTGATCCCCTCGCAGACAGGGAGCAACGACAAGGCTGAAGCCCAGGTCAACGGCGACGTGAACAAAAATCTTGACACAGGCTTTGCCGTGGCCAATGGTGAGATTACGGGTAGCACATACGCAGGTGAACTCAGGGATGTAGCGCAGGAGGCAAACCTGCAGGGAGATGGGGAGATTCCCTCTGGGCTGTTGGAGCGTGCAGGGAGCACGGAGGGAGGACAGCAGGAGAACGTGATGGATAATGTTGCAGGAGCTACGGGCTTCAGTCAGAATGTGGGACTGGATGTAGAGGCTTTCCCGGTGAGACATGCTCTACTGGGGCTCCATGAACAGGTGGAGATGGTGGATATTCTAGAGGAGGAAGGAAAAATGGGCTCTGCTGAGGCTCCAGTCCTTAACATCGAAGCTGTGGAGGAAAATATCAGCTTTAAGGACGGGATGTACGATGAGGGGAGAATAGGGGAGGAAGAAGTGAAGGAGCTATCTTCCAGAAATGGGATACTGTCACCTGCTCAAGGACCCAATGGTGTCCTGCAAGATATTCTCCAAGAAGAGGAACAAGAAAAGGCTGATGATGGGAAACCATCACAGTCTTATCAGGAAGAGAGCAACGGGGACAATGCGGTGCATGAGACGAGAACTGAAAGAACCATGCTAGCGAAAGAGAAGACCTCTTTCGCAGACATTGCCCTGCCCATCCCCAGTGATGCTGCCTCAGAGAGTAATCAGCCCGACAAGGATAACGAATCATTTCCTGAGAAAGACATTGATACGAAGGAGAAGTCGGGCGATGACGTCGACCTGGAGAGTCCCATGGCACCGGGGATTGTGCGTACTCCGAGCCCAAGCCCCCCACGGCCAGCCTCAAACAAGAAGTGGATCCTCTCGTTTGAGGATAGCTCTGgggaggaggagcaggaggaCCAGAAGGGACAGTTCCAGGTGCTGCATGCTGCCACGCCAGAGCCTCCCCGGCCGCAACAGGTCAACAGGGACATGCATAAAGATGAGAAGACTGAAACTAGTAGATCTATCGTGGACTCTGATGTGGAACAGAAGGATCAGCCTGGTGCTATGTATGACGAGCAGGAGAGGATTCAGAGCGGGTCGTCAGTCTCAGAACATGCAGCGTCCCCACCAGAACCCCGGCAGGAGCAGACAAGCACCGCCTCGTCTGATCAGGAGGACCGCAGGGCCAGGGACATAGAAATTCACCAGGAGCTCAGAATAGAGAGATACGAGGGTTACGTGGAGGAGAAAATGACTGTCGAGGGGGTTATTCCATCGTCAACATCATTCAGAGCAACAACTACCTACCCTAAAGCTCATGATGACAAAGAGGTGATCCAGGAAATTGTGTTCAATAGTGGGGTAGGCAGTGCTGCTCATGATGCCCCTAGTAGTCGATCTGAACCCAGTTCCCCTGTTAGCTCCAGGCTGTCCAAATCTACATACAGTGTTCCTGATGAGGGAGACCCTTCACATGGCAGCAAGAAGAAGGACAGCACGAAGGAAAGAGAGTCTCAGAGCGCTAGTGATAGAGAACTTTCTAGAACCCCAGAACTCTTCTCAGACAGAGAGGAGGATGTCGTGTTACAACAAAAAGACTTGCTTCCCAAATCAAGCCCAAGAGAGGAGGAGGCAGCTGACGAGGCAATAGAAAATGAGGACGTTGAACTGCCTCTTTCAAAGGAGGGGAATAGCAAATCAGACACTTCGGTGAGTGAGACCGTGGAAGGTCAGAAAACGGTGGTGACCCTTCCTCTGAGGCGGGACACAAAACCACAGGATGTGGAAACTTCCAAGGGCCAGAGGTCGGATCCCGACCTGTCACCGACAGTGAAAGCACCAGAACTGCCGGAAATGGACCAGACCAGTCACAGTGACCTCAGCACTGTCGTGCCCACTGCAGTAAGCGTAGAACAGAATGGTCTGGACCTGAAACGGGCAGGATCGCAAGAGCTGACAAGGGCTGGCTCGCAGGAGTTCACTCTGGAAGACAATGGAAAAGACAAGTTGGTAGAAAACGGACCCTCAGGAGAGATATTTAGATCAGATAGTATAGATATACAGCAGTCCTTGCAAGAGGAGGAAGTAGCTACAGTGAAGGAAGTGTTACAAAGTTCAGAACATAAAGCCATGGAGAAGGTGATAAAACCTTCAAGAATCCCTGTACACAGCCCACAGGTTGGCAGAAAAAAGCCTGAACAGAGGAGGAAGCTGCCAACTGTACCTCCCACTAATGCTAAATCTCAGACAGGTAGACTAGAGAAACTAGGAAGTAGCTCAAAACCGTCCAAAATCCCTATTTATAAAGGAGAACCCTTACCCaatgacaaaaatagcaaaaagaCTGCAGAAACGAAAACGCAAGAAAATGGCCAGATTTGGTCGGATGATCACTCTACACCACCCATGTCACCGAGGTCAAAGTCCCTCTCAGAAAGCCCCTTCGCTCCCAGGGAGAGGGGTACCAGGAAAGGTCGGGAGCTTCCGAGGAGTCCCCGCAGTAGCAAGGACAATGGAGTTCCCTTAAGGAGTCCTCTCATCGTTGACTCCTTACAAAAGGAAGGCTTGAGTAGAAAGGACAGACCAAGAAGCCCGCAGGTCACAGCTCTTAGGGAACGAGAGGCTCATATGGAGGACAATATCAGTATTAGCTCTGTGGACTCGGCTACAGACTCTTGGAGCAAGAGGGAGTATA
- the LOC136433559 gene encoding uncharacterized protein isoform X1: MTATTMAEDLLQVGALVKDRWEVVKKIGGGGFGEIYEGRDLQNQEAVALKLESASQPKQVLKMEVAVLKKLQGKDHVCRFISCGRNERFNYVVMSLQGRNLAELRRSQVRGTFSISTTLRLGIQMLRAVQAVHDVGFLHRDIKPSNFTIGRLHQDVRKVYLLDFGLARQYTNSAGEVRTPRPVAGFRGTVRYASINAHKNLEMGRHDDLWSLLYMLVEFATGHLPWRKIKDKEQVGLMKEKCDHRMLLKSLPSEFKQFLEHVQGLKYYDKPNYQFLQGLIEGMIQRKNIKETDPYDWERGSGDGSLTTTTTSTPPHHGKETPGLAGIMAATPITADMPCANTEDGELDGNLSIQDNVPPQAARLDREVADINLNIRKPQLEVLNNVGHDFNRVNGGRPFAQPGDQDKGEVIPSQTGSNDKAEAQVNGDVNKNLDTGFAVANGEITGSTYAGELRDVAQEANLQGDGEIPSGLLERAGSTEGGQQENVMDNVAGATGFSQNVGLDVEAFPVRHALLGLHEQVEMVDILEEEGKMGSAEAPVLNIEAVEENISFKDGMYDEGRIGEEEVKELSSRNGILSPAQGPNGVLQDILQEEEQEKADDGKPSQSYQEESNGDNAVHETRTERTMLAKEKTSFADIALPIPSDAASESNQPDKDNESFPEKDIDTKEKSGDDVDLESPMAPGIVRTPSPSPPRPASNKKWILSFEDSSGEEEQEDQKGQFQVLHAATPEPPRPQQVNRDMHKDEKTETSRSIVDSDVEQKDQPGAMYDEQERIQSGSSVSEHAASPPEPRQEQTSTASSDQEDRRARDIEIHQELRIERYEGYVEEKMTVEGVIPSSTSFRATTTYPKAHDDKEVIQEIVFNSGVGSAAHDAPSSRSEPSSPVSSRLSKSTYSVPDEGDPSHGSKKKDSTKERESQSASDRELSRTPELFSDREEDVVLQQKDLLPKSSPREEEAADEAIENEDVELPLSKEGNSKSDTSVSETVEGQKTVVTLPLRRDTKPQDVETSKGQRSDPDLSPTVKAPELPEMDQTSHSDLSTVVPTAVSVEQNGLDLKRAGSQELTRAGSQEFTLEDNGKDKLVENGPSGEIFRSDSIDIQQSLQEEEVATVKEVLQSSEHKAMEKVIKPSRIPVHSPQVGRKKPEQRRKLPTVPPTNAKSQTGRLEKLGSSSKPSKIPIYKGEPLPNDKNSKKTAETKTQENGQIWSDDHSTPPMSPRSKSLSESPFAPRERGTRKGRELPRSPRSSKDNGVPLRSPLIVDSLQKEGLSRKDRPRSPQVTALREREAHMEDNISISSVDSATDSWSKREYTPRRGSSPSPVMRGGMVSPILAREPLQPTFVPASEQSVLVPRPPPGQAPARGCISASQKMSERRRRYKPSMSPVPTPRGHRIRSASSSPSRSPRHVGPLRP; the protein is encoded by the exons GTGAGATCTACGAAGGTCGTGACCTCCAGAACCAGGAGGCTGTGGCCCTGAAGCTGGAGTCGGCAAGTCAGCCCAAACAGGTGCTCAAGATGGAGGTGGCTGTTCTCAAGAAACTGCAGG GGAAGGACCACGTGTGCCGGTTCATCAGCTGCGGGCGCAACGAGCGGTTCAACTATGTGGTGATGTCGCTGCAGGGGCGGAACCTGGCGGAGCTGCGGCGGAGTCAGGTGCGCGGGACCTTCAGCATCAGCACCACCCTGCGCCTGGGTATCCAGATGCTGCGGGCCGTGCAGGCCGTCCACGACGTGGGCTTCCTACACAGAGACATCAAACCT TCGAACTTCACGATAGGCCGATTGCACCAAGACGTCAGGAAGGTGTACCTACTAGACTTTGGGCTGGCCAGACAGTATACCAACTCAGCTGGGGAAGTCAGGACG CCTCGACCAGTGGCAGGATTCAGGGGAACAGTGCGCTATGCCTCCATCAATGCACACAAAAACTTG GAAATGGGTCGTCACGATGACTTATGGTCCTTGCTGTACATGCTGGTGGAGTTTGCCACCGGACATCTGCCCTGGAGGAAGATAAAGGACAAG GAACAAGTTGGACTGATGAAGGAGAAATGTGACCACAGAATGCTTCTCAAGTCTTTGCCTTCTGAGTTCAAGCAGTTCCTTGAACATGTCCAGGGCCTCAAGTATTATGACAAGCCAAATTATCAG TTCCTGCAGGGTCTAATAGAGGGAATGATTCAGAGGAAAAATATCAAGGAAACAGACCCTTACGACTGGGAGCGGGGCAGTGGAGATGGGTCTCTCACCACCACGACAACATCCACCCCTCCTCACCACGGGAAGGAGACCCCGGGACTTGCAGG GATCATGGCTGCCACACCCATCACCGCAGACATGCCGTGTGCGAATACGGAGGATGGAGAGCTGGACGGGAACCTCAGCATCCAGGACAACGTTCCTCCTCAGGCAGCTCGGCTGGACAGGGAGGTCGCTGACATCAACCTCAACATCAGGAAACCCCAGCTGGAAGTCTTAAACAATGTGGGACACGATTTCAACAGGGTGAACGGTGGCAGGCCGTTCGCTCAGCCTGGAGATCAGGACAAGGGGGAAGTGATCCCCTCGCAGACAGGGAGCAACGACAAGGCTGAAGCCCAGGTCAACGGCGACGTGAACAAAAATCTTGACACAGGCTTTGCCGTGGCCAATGGTGAGATTACGGGTAGCACATACGCAGGTGAACTCAGGGATGTAGCGCAGGAGGCAAACCTGCAGGGAGATGGGGAGATTCCCTCTGGGCTGTTGGAGCGTGCAGGGAGCACGGAGGGAGGACAGCAGGAGAACGTGATGGATAATGTTGCAGGAGCTACGGGCTTCAGTCAGAATGTGGGACTGGATGTAGAGGCTTTCCCGGTGAGACATGCTCTACTGGGGCTCCATGAACAGGTGGAGATGGTGGATATTCTAGAGGAGGAAGGAAAAATGGGCTCTGCTGAGGCTCCAGTCCTTAACATCGAAGCTGTGGAGGAAAATATCAGCTTTAAGGACGGGATGTACGATGAGGGGAGAATAGGGGAGGAAGAAGTGAAGGAGCTATCTTCCAGAAATGGGATACTGTCACCTGCTCAAGGACCCAATGGTGTCCTGCAAGATATTCTCCAAGAAGAGGAACAAGAAAAGGCTGATGATGGGAAACCATCACAGTCTTATCAGGAAGAGAGCAACGGGGACAATGCGGTGCATGAGACGAGAACTGAAAGAACCATGCTAGCGAAAGAGAAGACCTCTTTCGCAGACATTGCCCTGCCCATCCCCAGTGATGCTGCCTCAGAGAGTAATCAGCCCGACAAGGATAACGAATCATTTCCTGAGAAAGACATTGATACGAAGGAGAAGTCGGGCGATGACGTCGACCTGGAGAGTCCCATGGCACCGGGGATTGTGCGTACTCCGAGCCCAAGCCCCCCACGGCCAGCCTCAAACAAGAAGTGGATCCTCTCGTTTGAGGATAGCTCTGgggaggaggagcaggaggaCCAGAAGGGACAGTTCCAGGTGCTGCATGCTGCCACGCCAGAGCCTCCCCGGCCGCAACAGGTCAACAGGGACATGCATAAAGATGAGAAGACTGAAACTAGTAGATCTATCGTGGACTCTGATGTGGAACAGAAGGATCAGCCTGGTGCTATGTATGACGAGCAGGAGAGGATTCAGAGCGGGTCGTCAGTCTCAGAACATGCAGCGTCCCCACCAGAACCCCGGCAGGAGCAGACAAGCACCGCCTCGTCTGATCAGGAGGACCGCAGGGCCAGGGACATAGAAATTCACCAGGAGCTCAGAATAGAGAGATACGAGGGTTACGTGGAGGAGAAAATGACTGTCGAGGGGGTTATTCCATCGTCAACATCATTCAGAGCAACAACTACCTACCCTAAAGCTCATGATGACAAAGAGGTGATCCAGGAAATTGTGTTCAATAGTGGGGTAGGCAGTGCTGCTCATGATGCCCCTAGTAGTCGATCTGAACCCAGTTCCCCTGTTAGCTCCAGGCTGTCCAAATCTACATACAGTGTTCCTGATGAGGGAGACCCTTCACATGGCAGCAAGAAGAAGGACAGCACGAAGGAAAGAGAGTCTCAGAGCGCTAGTGATAGAGAACTTTCTAGAACCCCAGAACTCTTCTCAGACAGAGAGGAGGATGTCGTGTTACAACAAAAAGACTTGCTTCCCAAATCAAGCCCAAGAGAGGAGGAGGCAGCTGACGAGGCAATAGAAAATGAGGACGTTGAACTGCCTCTTTCAAAGGAGGGGAATAGCAAATCAGACACTTCGGTGAGTGAGACCGTGGAAGGTCAGAAAACGGTGGTGACCCTTCCTCTGAGGCGGGACACAAAACCACAGGATGTGGAAACTTCCAAGGGCCAGAGGTCGGATCCCGACCTGTCACCGACAGTGAAAGCACCAGAACTGCCGGAAATGGACCAGACCAGTCACAGTGACCTCAGCACTGTCGTGCCCACTGCAGTAAGCGTAGAACAGAATGGTCTGGACCTGAAACGGGCAGGATCGCAAGAGCTGACAAGGGCTGGCTCGCAGGAGTTCACTCTGGAAGACAATGGAAAAGACAAGTTGGTAGAAAACGGACCCTCAGGAGAGATATTTAGATCAGATAGTATAGATATACAGCAGTCCTTGCAAGAGGAGGAAGTAGCTACAGTGAAGGAAGTGTTACAAAGTTCAGAACATAAAGCCATGGAGAAGGTGATAAAACCTTCAAGAATCCCTGTACACAGCCCACAGGTTGGCAGAAAAAAGCCTGAACAGAGGAGGAAGCTGCCAACTGTACCTCCCACTAATGCTAAATCTCAGACAGGTAGACTAGAGAAACTAGGAAGTAGCTCAAAACCGTCCAAAATCCCTATTTATAAAGGAGAACCCTTACCCaatgacaaaaatagcaaaaagaCTGCAGAAACGAAAACGCAAGAAAATGGCCAGATTTGGTCGGATGATCACTCTACACCACCCATGTCACCGAGGTCAAAGTCCCTCTCAGAAAGCCCCTTCGCTCCCAGGGAGAGGGGTACCAGGAAAGGTCGGGAGCTTCCGAGGAGTCCCCGCAGTAGCAAGGACAATGGAGTTCCCTTAAGGAGTCCTCTCATCGTTGACTCCTTACAAAAGGAAGGCTTGAGTAGAAAGGACAGACCAAGAAGCCCGCAGGTCACAGCTCTTAGGGAACGAGAGGCTCATATGGAGGACAATATCAGTATTAGCTCTGTGGACTCGGCTACAGACTCTTGGAGCAAGAGGGAGTATA